The nucleotide sequence GCATCCCCAATGGCAAAGGGGACCTGCAGGTAGCGGGCCAGACTTTTGGCCAGCAGGGTCTTACCAGATCCGGTAGGACCAATCAGCAGTATGTTGGATTTATCCAGTTCAACGTCCGAGCCCTCTTCTTCAGAGTGCATCAGTCGTTTGTAGTGATTGTGAACAGCAACCGCCATGACTTTCTTGGCTCGTTCCTGGCCAATCACATAGTCGTTGAGGTGTGTTACAATTTCCCTTGGTGTGGGAACATTCTTGAACAGTTTTTTGGTGGTGCCTCTGCGGCGGTGTTCCTGTTCCAGAATGGATTGGCAAACTTCAATACATTCGCCACAGATATACGCGTTATCGGGTCCCTCTACCAGGGGCCCCACTTCACGATAGCTTTTTCTGCAAAAAGAACAGTTCGCGTTTTTCTTCCCAGAAGAATTACGTTTTCCAGAGGTGATATCTCGTCCGGTGGGCATAGCTTCCCTTCAACGGTGTCAACTAAATAATGGCGATCAACGTCCAGTGAGTTTTGATTCTGCCTCCGTGCAAATCACTCGATAGGTAAAATAAATTTTGAAATGGATTCCTGATAAGAATCGATATCGATTTCTAAGAGGCCGTTATCGGATAAAAAAAAGTGATCTAATTCTATTTGCATTAAGAGGAACCGCTGACAGTTATTGCTGATCCGACTGATTGTTAATTTCAGCCTGATCAGAATTTGCATCAACGGCGTCCTTTTCCAGGCCGGGTTTGGCTGGTGCAACGAGTCGCTTTTTGATGGATCGGAATTCGTCGTCGGTAAGGTCACCTTCTCGCTGCATTTCTGCGAATTGCATAAGTAATTCACGGGCATCCACATGACGATCCTCATTTTCCCGAAAACGTCCTACGATCCATACGATCAACCAAATCAAAAAACTGACAATGAAGACTGCCAGGATCCATTCCACGAGACGGTCCCCCAGCAGTTCCTTGAACAGCTTTTGTTTATCCGCCTGATTTCCCAAAGTTAAAAAAATGAAAATCACTGTAATTCAGGCAGAGAGTAAAGTCTTCCTGCCTTCCCTAGAATACTGACTGAAAAGTACGACGCATGATCAATGGTCTGCGGCGATGGACTCGATGTTTTAACGAACGGACTGTCGTTATTATTAGGGACAAGTCAGAACGAGGCAAGTCTTCTCGAGTCTCAGGTCAGTATCAGTATATGCGAGAATAAGCATTTCACGCGCCAAAAATGGTCAGTTTACGATAAGAAACAGAAATAGGATTACTGGGAAACAGGAGTGTCTAGTGGCAGATTCGCTGTTCTTGGTAAAAAAGCCTGCTTTTCCAGCGTCAATTGTGTCGTTGAATCGGGGGCTGATAAAATCATCAGGTCTTCCCAGTCTTTGTAGAAGTTCAGCTCCAAATTCTGCCCGTCGGCGAGGAATGCAGGTTGAATCGTAAAAATTACATTGTCGAACTTACCGTAAGTATAATGTGACTTGTGATTTGACTGATTTTACCTGGCATGGGAGAATAGCATGGTTCAGGAATTCTGACAGTTGCGATTTCGAATTGGAACCAGAGGGAAAATTGCCTGTGAGGTCTGCAGACCGCTTGCATTGCATCCTGAACGGTTCAATTTTATGATCGACTTTCAAATCAGACATCAATTACAATTCCCGGTTTGACTGACAACAGGTCAGGCTGATGTTTTTAATACATTTTAATACAGATCGATAGAATTTGAGGATTTTGAATGGACTTTGAGAAACGCCTTCAGCATGCCATCAATAAAGGGCGCGCCGCCAAAGATGAAGAAATACGGCAGGAAGTCGGTAAAAAGATGACTGAGGAAGAGTTTCGGAATCTTCATTTAAAATACCGCCTGGAACTGACGGATCATATCGACAGCTGCCTGAAAAAACTGGCCGATCATTTTCCCGGATTTCAGTTCAATACCCTGATGGGGGAAGAAGGCTGGGGTTCGAAAATTACGCGTGACGATGTCAGCCTGAATTCCGGCAAACAGGCACGGACGCTTTACAGCCGCCTGGAAATGATCGTTCGCCCTTTCACAGAAACGCATATCCTTGAACTGGTTGCCAAAGCCACGATTCGGAACAAAGAAATTTATAATCGTTCTCATTATCAGTTTATCGCCGAAGCTGATATGCAGTCTTTTGAGGACCTGATGGACCTTTGGATTCTGGAATTTGCCGAGCAGTTTTCATTTCAGGGCTGATCAAGAATCCCTCCAAACCGTTACAATAATTAAGGTAAACAGCAGATGAGTCGTCATGCAGATTTAACGCAGGTTTTAGATCGTGGTGCGGTCGCTATTATTCGTGCCTCCTCGGGAGAATTACTGGTTGATGTCTCCAAAGCAATTTATGCCGGCGGACTGGATGTAATCGAAGTTACGTTTACCGTGCCTGGTGTGCTCGACATTCTGGCACAGACCAAACGGGAGTTGGGCGATAAGATCCTGCTGGGAGCGGGAACCGTGCTTGATACGGAATCAGCCCGGGCAGCAATTCTTGCCGGTGCGGAATTCATTGTGACTCCCACCGTGAATACCGATGTCATCGATTTATGCAACCGGTATGACAAACTGATTATGACGGGGGCTTTCACGCCGACGGAAGTCTTAATGGCCTGGGAAGCAGGCGCAGATATTATTAAAGTCTTTCCTGCTTTTGTGGGAGGACCCGCCTATCTGAAAGCACTGCATGGTCCTCTGCCCCAGATCCCACTGATGCCCACCGGAGGCGTCGATCTGGAAACCCTGCCTGCTTATCTCAAAGCCGGTGCCTGTGCTGTGGGACTGGGCAGCTCACTGGTCACTTCACAAATGGTTGAAGCGGGTGATCTGGATGGCATTCAGAAGTTGACCGCTGAGTATATGGGTAAAATTAAAGAGCTGCGCAAAGGGTAATTACCACCTCTTTTGCCGGGGGATTTCTCTTCACAACAGGAAGAATTCCTCACGTTTTCTCCTGTTGCGCTTCTGCTTTAACCCGAAAGATCGTCTCAAGTCATACGAACTGAATTGACGATATGGCTAGATAGTCAATCTTCGGTTTACCAGTGCGCGTATTTCCTGGTGTTGCGTCTCATTCAGTTTGACATACACTACGTTCGTCGAGAGATGCTGTCAGGGATCGAGATACATGCTTTGTACCCGGTGAATTGACTGTTAGTAAAATTCACACCATCTCAGGAGGGACTCCAGGCCGGGATCACGAGAAAAAGTGTTCTTCAGGCAGGGAGGTGCATTGGCATGAGACTATTTACATTACTGGTAGTCAGTTGCTTGTTTGGGGGATTTCAAT is from Gimesia maris and encodes:
- a CDS encoding bifunctional 4-hydroxy-2-oxoglutarate aldolase/2-dehydro-3-deoxy-phosphogluconate aldolase, whose translation is MSRHADLTQVLDRGAVAIIRASSGELLVDVSKAIYAGGLDVIEVTFTVPGVLDILAQTKRELGDKILLGAGTVLDTESARAAILAGAEFIVTPTVNTDVIDLCNRYDKLIMTGAFTPTEVLMAWEAGADIIKVFPAFVGGPAYLKALHGPLPQIPLMPTGGVDLETLPAYLKAGACAVGLGSSLVTSQMVEAGDLDGIQKLTAEYMGKIKELRKG